One genomic segment of Thalassospiraceae bacterium LMO-SO8 includes these proteins:
- a CDS encoding peptidylprolyl isomerase: MTFQNALRAGGVAVLMGLAPLSLASAPVLAAGDTVAATVDGAKIMRSEVTEAYSRLPAEYQQVPLEQIYPALLNSLIDTKLAAIKARKEKIHETAEFKEELAAFTERLLGSTLIQRAVEAKVTDEAVAARYAEVTKDMGGQVEVHARHILVKTEDEAKAVIKELAGGADFAETAKKKSTGPSGPNGGDLGYFGKGQMVPEFEKAAFALDKGAMTKAPVKTQFGWHVIKVEDKRSQPAPSLEEMGPQIRESLSREIGADVTKGLRETAKIERFNLDGTPAK, translated from the coding sequence ATGACGTTTCAAAACGCCCTGCGCGCAGGTGGTGTCGCGGTCTTGATGGGTCTGGCGCCCCTAAGCCTTGCATCGGCGCCGGTTCTGGCCGCCGGCGACACCGTGGCCGCCACGGTGGACGGCGCCAAGATCATGCGCTCCGAGGTCACCGAGGCCTACAGCCGCCTGCCGGCCGAATACCAGCAGGTGCCGCTGGAGCAGATCTATCCGGCGTTGCTGAACAGCCTGATCGACACCAAGCTGGCGGCGATCAAGGCGCGCAAGGAAAAGATCCATGAAACGGCCGAGTTCAAGGAGGAACTGGCGGCGTTTACCGAACGCCTGCTGGGCTCGACCCTGATTCAGCGGGCGGTCGAGGCCAAGGTCACGGATGAAGCCGTCGCCGCGCGCTATGCCGAGGTCACCAAGGACATGGGCGGTCAGGTCGAGGTCCATGCCCGCCATATCCTTGTGAAAACCGAGGACGAGGCCAAGGCGGTGATCAAGGAACTGGCCGGCGGCGCCGATTTCGCCGAGACGGCGAAGAAAAAATCGACCGGACCGTCCGGCCCCAACGGCGGCGACCTGGGCTATTTCGGCAAGGGCCAGATGGTGCCCGAGTTCGAAAAGGCGGCCTTCGCCCTCGACAAGGGCGCGATGACCAAGGCTCCGGTGAAGACCCAATTCGGCTGGCATGTCATCAAGGTCGAGGACAAGCGTTCCCAGCCCGCCCCCTCGCTTGAGGAAATGGGGCCGCAGATTCGCGAGAGCCTGAGCCGGGAGATCGGCGCCGACGTGACCAAGGGCCTGCGTGAGACGGCGAAAATCGAACGCTTCAATTTGGACGGTACTCCGGCTAAGTAG
- the argJ gene encoding bifunctional glutamate N-acetyltransferase/amino-acid acetyltransferase ArgJ: protein MAKTKPKVSPLAPEAFPTIPPIGGVRVATRACGVRYKGRTDVLLVELADETQAAGVFTKSLTASAPVDWCRKSLPGGIANGLVVNSGNANAFTGRLGEDAVEQVVEAVADRLACRPSRVFAASTGVIGEPLNFTAITDNLDALAADLAPGKWDEAAKAIMTTDTFPKGAVKEAQINGTKVTIAGIAKGSGMIAPDMATMLAYVFTDAKIPAPVLQGILAPICGRTFNSITVDSDTSTSDSLMLFATGAAGNADRFSGPDDPALADFRAKAEAVMLDLAHQIVRDGEGASKFIEITVTGADSDAAAKRIGLSIANSPLVKTAIAGEDANWGRIVMAVGKAGEKAERDRLNIAIGGITIAANGLAVDGYDEAPVTAHMQSPEINIAVDVGVGNGRATVWTCDLTHGYIDINADYRS from the coding sequence ATGGCCAAGACCAAGCCCAAAGTCTCCCCCCTGGCGCCCGAAGCCTTCCCGACCATTCCGCCGATCGGCGGCGTGCGCGTGGCCACCCGCGCCTGCGGCGTGCGCTACAAGGGGCGTACGGACGTTCTGCTGGTCGAACTGGCGGACGAGACCCAGGCGGCGGGGGTGTTCACCAAGTCGTTGACCGCCTCGGCCCCCGTCGATTGGTGCCGTAAGTCCCTTCCCGGCGGCATCGCCAACGGTCTGGTCGTCAATTCCGGCAACGCCAATGCCTTCACCGGGCGGCTGGGCGAGGATGCGGTGGAACAGGTGGTCGAGGCCGTAGCCGATCGCCTGGCCTGCCGGCCGTCGCGGGTATTCGCGGCGTCCACGGGCGTGATCGGGGAGCCGCTCAACTTCACAGCCATCACCGACAACCTGGACGCCCTGGCCGCCGATCTTGCCCCTGGCAAGTGGGACGAGGCGGCCAAGGCGATCATGACCACGGACACCTTCCCCAAGGGCGCGGTGAAGGAAGCCCAGATCAACGGCACCAAGGTCACCATCGCCGGCATCGCCAAGGGGTCCGGCATGATCGCGCCCGACATGGCGACCATGCTGGCCTATGTGTTCACGGACGCCAAGATCCCGGCCCCCGTGCTGCAAGGCATCCTGGCCCCGATCTGCGGGCGCACGTTCAATTCGATCACCGTGGACAGCGACACCTCGACCAGCGATTCCCTGATGCTGTTCGCCACGGGGGCGGCCGGCAACGCCGATCGGTTCTCCGGCCCCGACGACCCGGCCCTGGCCGATTTCCGGGCCAAGGCGGAGGCTGTCATGCTCGACCTCGCCCATCAGATCGTGCGCGACGGCGAGGGGGCTTCCAAGTTCATCGAAATCACCGTCACGGGGGCGGACAGCGACGCCGCCGCCAAGCGCATCGGCCTGTCGATCGCCAATTCGCCCCTGGTCAAGACCGCCATCGCCGGCGAGGACGCCAACTGGGGCCGCATCGTCATGGCCGTCGGCAAGGCGGGTGAGAAGGCCGAACGCGACCGCCTGAACATCGCCATCGGCGGCATCACCATCGCCGCCAACGGCCTGGCCGTGGACGGTTACGACGAAGCCCCGGTGACGGCCCATATGCAAAGCCCGGAAATCAACATCGCCGTCGATGTCGGCGTGGGCAACGGGCGGGCCACCGTGTGGACCTGCGACCTGACCCACGGCTACATCGATATCAACGCCGATTACCGTTCCTGA